The Ectothiorhodospiraceae bacterium BW-2 nucleotide sequence CTTCTCCTATCGCCTCTCGGTGCTCCACTTCTGGGCGTTAATGTTCGGTTATGTCTGGCTCGGTGCGCACCACCTGCAATATACAGCACTGCCTGACTGGACTGGCTCTTTAGGTGCCGCTGTCTCTCTAGCGATGATTATCCCCTCATGGGGTGGGGCTGTTAATGGCATGATGACCCTCTCCGGCGCTTGGGATAAGCTGCGTACCGACTATGTTTTGCGCTTTTTGATCGTCTCGCTTGCCTTCTATGCGATGTCAACTTTCGAAGGGCCGGTCATGTCGTCGAAAACGGTGAACGCCTTGTCGCACTATACCGACTGGACGGTAGGCCATGTGCACTCCGGTGCGTTAGGTTGGGTTGCCATGGTGGCGGCCGGAGCGCTCTACCATCTGGTGATGAAGCTCTGGAATACCGACATGTACAGCGCTAAGTTGGTTAACCTCCACTTCTGGATGGCAACCATCGGAGCGGTGGTCTATATCACTGCAATGTGGGTATCGGGCATTATGCAGGGTCTGATGTGGCGCGACTACGATGAGTTTGGCACCTTGACCTATACCTTCGCCGAGTCGGTGGCTGCGATGCACCCCTACTATGCGATGCGTGCGGTAGGTGGAATGATCTACTGGGCGGGCGCGACGGTGATGCTCTACAATGTCGTTATGACTATTCGCCAGGCGTCTGCACAGCGCAGCACCTCCGCTTCACCGGCCATGGCCTAATCTATTAAGGAGCTAATCGATGGCTGATAGAATCTACTCAACTAAATTTCAGGATAAGATCGAACGCAATGTCTTCCTGATGCTGTTTATGCTACTTATTCTCCTTTCGGTAGGGGGGTTGGTAGAGATTGTGCCTCTGTTTTATCTGAAAGATACTATGGAGCACAATAAGCATCCTGAAATCGTATGGGATCGCCAAGAGGGTCAGACCCTACACGACTGGAAAGCGGGGGATGGTATGCGTCCCTATACGCCGCTGGAGCTCGCTGGGCGTGAGGTCTATATCCGTGAGGGGTGCTATACCTGCCACTCACAGATGATTCGTCCGTTTAGAGATGAGAAGGAGCGCTACGGTCACTACTCACTCGCCTCTGAGTCGATGTATGACCATCCGTTTCAGTGGGGTTCGAAGCGAACTGGGCCTGATCTGGCTCGGGTGGGTGGTAAATACTCTGATGAGTGGCATCGCCAGCACCTACGCGCACCGCGTTCGGTGGTTCCTGAGTCGGTAATGCCGAACTACCCATGGCTAGATGACAATATGGTCGATGGCGAGTTTGTCAAAAAGGCGATGTCCGCACTGCGGGTTGTGGGTGTTCCCTATCTTGATGAGGACATTAACGCCGCGCCTGCCGAAGTGAAAGGCCAGACTGAAATGGATGCGATGGTAGCCTACCTACAAGTGTTAGGTACCATGGTGAATTTGGACGAAAACAAAAGTTATCGCCAGTAAGTCGTGAGTGACTTTTTTGAGACAGACTGGGCGGCCATGACGCTCAAT carries:
- the ccoN gene encoding cytochrome-c oxidase, cbb3-type subunit I, yielding MEAAQVEQKYDFEVVRWFTVASVVYLVVGTLVGTYVASELAWPFLNFDMAELSFGRLRPLHTNAVIFAFGGCALMATAYYSVQRTCGVGLWSNKLAWFTFWGWNLIIVSAVITLPLGLTSGKEYAELEWPIDIAIAVVWLAYSANFIMTIAKRKTSHIYVSNWFFMGMMVMITYLHVVNSLAIPVTLFDSYSVFSGVQDAMIQWWWGHNAVGFYLTAGFLGIMYYFVPKQANRPIFSYRLSVLHFWALMFGYVWLGAHHLQYTALPDWTGSLGAAVSLAMIIPSWGGAVNGMMTLSGAWDKLRTDYVLRFLIVSLAFYAMSTFEGPVMSSKTVNALSHYTDWTVGHVHSGALGWVAMVAAGALYHLVMKLWNTDMYSAKLVNLHFWMATIGAVVYITAMWVSGIMQGLMWRDYDEFGTLTYTFAESVAAMHPYYAMRAVGGMIYWAGATVMLYNVVMTIRQASAQRSTSASPAMA
- the ccoO gene encoding cytochrome-c oxidase, cbb3-type subunit II, whose product is MADRIYSTKFQDKIERNVFLMLFMLLILLSVGGLVEIVPLFYLKDTMEHNKHPEIVWDRQEGQTLHDWKAGDGMRPYTPLELAGREVYIREGCYTCHSQMIRPFRDEKERYGHYSLASESMYDHPFQWGSKRTGPDLARVGGKYSDEWHRQHLRAPRSVVPESVMPNYPWLDDNMVDGEFVKKAMSALRVVGVPYLDEDINAAPAEVKGQTEMDAMVAYLQVLGTMVNLDENKSYRQ